In the Gymnogyps californianus isolate 813 chromosome 3, ASM1813914v2, whole genome shotgun sequence genome, one interval contains:
- the CRIPT gene encoding cysteine-rich PDZ-binding protein isoform X2, with translation MVCEKCEKKLGTVITPDTWKDGARNTTESGGRKLNENKALTSKKARFDPYGKNKFAICRICKSSVHQPGSHYCQGCAYKKGICSMCGKKVLDTKNYKQTSV, from the exons ATGGTGTGCGAGAAGT GTGAGAAGAAACTCGGTACGGTAATTACTCCCGATACGTGGAAAGATGGTGCACGAAACACTACAG AAAGTGGTGGCCGcaagttaaatgaaaacaaggcaTTGACCTCAAAGAAGGCAAG gTTTGATCCTTATGGAAAGAACAAATTTGCAATATGTCGGATTTGTAAGAGTTCTGTCCATCAGCCAGGGTCTCACTATTGTCAAGGATGTGCCTATAAAAAAG GCATCTGCTCAATGTGTGGCAAGAAGGTCTTGGATACGAAGAACTACAAGCAAACGTCTGTCTAA
- the CRIPT gene encoding cysteine-rich PDZ-binding protein isoform X1, which translates to MGPGLYGAGCEKKLGTVITPDTWKDGARNTTESGGRKLNENKALTSKKARFDPYGKNKFAICRICKSSVHQPGSHYCQGCAYKKGICSMCGKKVLDTKNYKQTSV; encoded by the exons ATGGGTCCCGGGCTGTATGGGGCGGGCT GTGAGAAGAAACTCGGTACGGTAATTACTCCCGATACGTGGAAAGATGGTGCACGAAACACTACAG AAAGTGGTGGCCGcaagttaaatgaaaacaaggcaTTGACCTCAAAGAAGGCAAG gTTTGATCCTTATGGAAAGAACAAATTTGCAATATGTCGGATTTGTAAGAGTTCTGTCCATCAGCCAGGGTCTCACTATTGTCAAGGATGTGCCTATAAAAAAG GCATCTGCTCAATGTGTGGCAAGAAGGTCTTGGATACGAAGAACTACAAGCAAACGTCTGTCTAA